Proteins encoded within one genomic window of Microbacterium sp. zg-B185:
- a CDS encoding aldehyde dehydrogenase family protein: MTRLAVPKTYKLYIGGAFPRSESGRTYAIETTKGEFLANVAKASRKDARDAIVAARGALKAWSGATAYNRGQVLYRIAELLEGRRAQFIDEIVRLEGAGVAAASAQVDEAIDRWVWYAGWTDKHAQVTGNANPVAGPYFNISVPEPTGVVAVIAPQDSSLLGLVSAVAPPLVTGNTVVVVASERLPLSAITLAEVLATSDVPGGVVNVLTGSPAEIAPWLASHADVNALDLVGAGSLDWVDLQIAAADTLKRVLTPEEGPDAAAPSLDRISAFTETKTVWHTKSML; the protein is encoded by the coding sequence ATGACCCGCCTCGCCGTACCCAAGACCTACAAGCTGTACATCGGGGGCGCCTTCCCGCGCAGCGAATCCGGACGGACCTACGCGATCGAAACGACCAAGGGCGAATTCCTCGCGAACGTCGCGAAGGCATCGCGCAAGGACGCCCGCGACGCGATCGTGGCCGCGCGCGGCGCGCTGAAGGCCTGGTCGGGCGCGACCGCGTACAACCGCGGTCAGGTGCTGTATCGGATCGCCGAACTGCTCGAGGGCCGACGCGCGCAGTTCATCGACGAGATCGTGCGCCTCGAGGGCGCCGGCGTCGCCGCGGCATCGGCACAGGTGGACGAGGCCATCGATCGATGGGTCTGGTATGCCGGGTGGACCGACAAGCACGCGCAGGTCACCGGCAATGCGAACCCCGTCGCAGGACCGTACTTCAACATCTCGGTGCCCGAGCCGACCGGGGTGGTCGCCGTCATCGCGCCGCAGGACTCCTCCCTGCTCGGGCTCGTGTCCGCCGTCGCCCCTCCGCTCGTGACCGGCAACACGGTCGTCGTGGTCGCCAGTGAGCGGCTGCCGCTGTCGGCCATCACCCTGGCCGAGGTGCTGGCCACCTCGGACGTGCCCGGGGGAGTGGTCAACGTCCTCACCGGCTCACCGGCCGAGATCGCACCCTGGCTCGCCTCCCACGCGGACGTGAACGCCCTGGACCTGGTCGGAGCGGGAAGCCTGGACTGGGTGGACCTGCAGATCGCGGCGGCGGACACGTTGAAGCGTGTCCTCACTCCCGAAGAGGGCCCCGATGCCGCGGCCCCGAGTCTGGACCGGATCAGCGCCTTCACCGAGACCAAGACGGTCTGGCATACCAAGAGCATGCTCTGA
- a CDS encoding DEAD/DEAH box helicase: MPTTATAAHGSAAQRRRKPSSSRRDDEAPIIPILARKVREVEAKAQRGKLGPTNRVKFQVIAFLVREERARVKADTELADAARAELLKRLDGVATILAKTAARDTSLIQLLEVDQAASPVARRMRRDWLLESGAELAPDELIITDVAPQTATVVPAALAERQVIPPSIESRQMANPFLAPDLTSHAPKETPRRRLDGWELMGPLYKAFETGAGGGQASMELPPVPEFDRLSPKGSEIMVHQSRFLESVRAGHRTFLLADEPGLGKTAESVLAASVAGAYPLLAVVPNVVKMNWAREVERWTPQRRATVISGDGEDVDAFADVFIVNYEILDRHLAWLSSIGLKGMVVDEAHFIKNLSSQRSQNVLALAARIREQVRDPLLLALTGTPLINDVEDFDAIWRFLGWTTGEKPGPLLMERLDETGLTPADKAFYPEARKAVISMGIVRRKKKDVAADLPDKLVADLPVELDDEFGRSIRQAERELGARLADRYRRIIDARGARGLAPGEIDPDIVRLVAQNELDESKAAGTGSENVFTMVRKIGQAKALLAADYTVQLQRSVGKVVFFAKHIDVMDAAEAHFAAAGLRTISVRGDQTTPARQQAIDAFNNDPDIGVAVCSLTAAGVGVNMQAASNVVLAELSWTAAEQTQAIDRVHRIGQDEPVTAWRIIAAHTIDTKIAELIDSKQGLAQRALDGEAVDPQSSDSVQLSALMHLVRQALGAD; this comes from the coding sequence ATGCCGACCACGGCAACTGCCGCCCACGGCTCTGCGGCACAGCGCCGCAGGAAGCCCTCGTCTTCGCGCCGCGACGACGAGGCGCCGATCATCCCCATCCTCGCCCGCAAGGTGCGTGAGGTGGAGGCGAAGGCCCAGCGCGGCAAGCTCGGGCCCACCAACCGGGTCAAGTTCCAGGTGATCGCCTTCCTGGTGCGTGAAGAGCGTGCGCGGGTCAAGGCGGACACCGAGCTGGCCGACGCGGCCCGTGCCGAGCTGCTCAAGCGGCTGGACGGGGTCGCGACGATCCTGGCCAAGACCGCCGCACGCGACACGTCGCTGATCCAGCTGCTGGAGGTCGACCAGGCGGCGTCGCCGGTCGCACGACGGATGCGCCGCGACTGGCTGCTGGAATCCGGTGCCGAACTGGCGCCGGACGAACTGATCATCACCGACGTCGCCCCGCAGACGGCGACCGTGGTGCCGGCCGCCCTGGCCGAGCGCCAGGTCATCCCTCCGAGCATCGAGTCCCGGCAGATGGCCAATCCGTTCCTCGCCCCGGATCTGACCTCCCACGCGCCGAAGGAGACGCCGCGTCGTCGCCTGGACGGCTGGGAGCTGATGGGGCCGCTGTACAAGGCGTTCGAAACCGGCGCCGGCGGCGGGCAGGCCTCGATGGAGCTTCCCCCGGTTCCCGAGTTCGACCGGCTCTCGCCCAAGGGCTCCGAGATCATGGTGCACCAGTCGCGCTTCCTCGAATCGGTCCGGGCCGGGCACCGCACGTTCCTGCTCGCTGACGAGCCGGGACTGGGCAAGACCGCGGAATCCGTACTCGCGGCATCCGTCGCGGGCGCCTACCCGCTGCTGGCCGTGGTGCCGAACGTGGTCAAGATGAACTGGGCCCGCGAGGTCGAGCGCTGGACGCCGCAGCGTCGCGCCACCGTGATCTCCGGCGACGGCGAGGACGTCGACGCTTTCGCGGACGTCTTCATCGTCAACTACGAGATCCTGGACCGTCACCTGGCCTGGCTCAGCTCGATCGGGCTGAAGGGCATGGTCGTCGACGAGGCGCACTTCATCAAGAACCTCAGCTCGCAGCGCTCGCAGAACGTGCTCGCCCTGGCCGCCCGCATCCGCGAGCAGGTGCGCGACCCGCTCCTGCTGGCGCTGACCGGTACACCGCTGATCAACGACGTCGAGGACTTCGACGCGATCTGGCGCTTCCTCGGCTGGACCACGGGTGAGAAGCCCGGTCCGCTCCTGATGGAGCGCCTGGACGAGACGGGTCTGACTCCGGCCGACAAGGCGTTCTATCCCGAAGCCCGCAAGGCGGTCATCTCGATGGGGATCGTCCGGCGCAAGAAGAAGGACGTCGCCGCCGACCTGCCCGACAAGCTCGTGGCCGATCTTCCGGTCGAGCTGGACGACGAGTTCGGGCGCAGCATCCGCCAGGCCGAGCGTGAGCTCGGCGCACGTCTGGCCGACCGGTACCGCCGGATCATCGACGCCCGTGGAGCCCGCGGGCTGGCACCCGGCGAGATCGATCCGGACATCGTGCGACTCGTGGCCCAGAACGAACTGGACGAGTCCAAGGCTGCCGGCACCGGCTCGGAGAACGTCTTCACCATGGTCCGCAAGATCGGACAGGCCAAGGCGCTGCTGGCGGCGGACTACACCGTGCAGCTGCAGCGATCCGTCGGCAAGGTCGTCTTCTTCGCCAAGCACATCGACGTGATGGATGCCGCGGAGGCGCACTTCGCCGCCGCGGGTCTGCGCACGATCTCGGTGCGCGGCGACCAGACCACTCCGGCCCGCCAGCAGGCGATCGACGCGTTCAACAACGACCCGGACATCGGCGTCGCGGTCTGCTCGCTGACCGCGGCAGGCGTCGGGGTGAACATGCAGGCGGCATCCAACGTGGTCCTGGCGGAGCTGTCCTGGACCGCCGCCGAGCAGACGCAGGCGATCGACCGGGTGCACCGCATCGGGCAGGACGAGCCGGTCACCGCGTGGCGGATCATCGCGGCGCACACGATCGACACGAAGATCGCCGAACTCATCGACTCCAAGCAGGGGCTGGCGCAGCGTGCGCTGGACGGCGAAGCTGTCGACCCGCAGTCGAGCGATTCCGTGCAGCTCTCGGCGCTGATGCACCTGGTGCGTCAGGCGCTCGGGGCGGACTAG
- a CDS encoding bifunctional riboflavin kinase/FAD synthetase, which translates to MIVFHDPAEVPADFGPSIVAIGKFDGVHSGHRAVLDRARVDAATGDAQVVAVTFDRNPLALLRPEVCPPDLIGVHQKVHLLAETGIDAALVLRFDRELADLTAEQFVQRVLVDALKVRTVLVGRDFRFGRGGAGNPEVLRELGARFGFDVDVVDDVRAIDAGRRVSSTWIRELLAAGDVETAAKLLGRPASVWGEVVHGLKRGRELGFPTANLSPDLEGFVPADGVYAGWLVDQGSADGLRRGARYPAAISVGVNPTFDDVAVRQVEAYVLDETDLDLYGRDVEIQFVARIRGMTTFSGIDTLIAQITDDVGRVRAVLA; encoded by the coding sequence GTGATCGTCTTCCACGATCCCGCCGAGGTCCCCGCGGACTTCGGTCCGTCCATCGTCGCGATCGGCAAATTCGACGGAGTGCACTCCGGGCACCGGGCCGTGCTGGACCGAGCCAGGGTCGATGCCGCAACCGGAGACGCGCAGGTCGTCGCGGTCACCTTCGATCGAAACCCGCTCGCGCTGCTTCGCCCAGAGGTGTGCCCGCCCGACCTGATCGGCGTGCACCAGAAGGTGCACCTGCTGGCCGAGACGGGCATCGATGCGGCGCTGGTGCTGCGCTTCGATCGGGAACTGGCCGACCTCACCGCCGAGCAGTTCGTCCAGCGCGTGCTGGTGGACGCGCTCAAGGTCCGCACCGTGCTGGTCGGCCGCGACTTCCGGTTCGGCCGAGGCGGTGCGGGCAACCCCGAGGTCCTGCGGGAGCTGGGCGCCAGGTTCGGGTTCGACGTTGACGTCGTCGACGATGTGCGCGCGATCGACGCGGGCCGCCGGGTCTCCTCGACGTGGATCCGGGAGCTGCTGGCGGCGGGCGACGTCGAGACGGCGGCGAAGCTTCTCGGTCGCCCCGCGTCGGTGTGGGGCGAAGTCGTGCACGGTCTGAAGCGCGGCCGCGAACTGGGCTTTCCGACCGCGAACCTGTCGCCTGACCTGGAGGGGTTCGTGCCCGCCGACGGCGTGTACGCCGGCTGGCTCGTGGACCAGGGCTCGGCCGACGGGCTGCGCCGCGGTGCGCGGTATCCGGCCGCCATCTCCGTCGGCGTGAACCCGACCTTCGACGATGTCGCCGTCCGTCAGGTCGAGGCGTACGTGCTCGACGAGACCGATTTGGACCTGTACGGCCGGGACGTCGAGATCCAGTTCGTCGCCCGCATCCGCGGAATGACGACATTCTCAGGGATCGACACGCTCATCGCGCAGATCACCGACGACGTCGGGCGGGTTCGCGCGGTGCTGGCCTGA
- a CDS encoding glycerophosphodiester phosphodiesterase family protein, which produces MPDDPVADPLRSRLHALLIVGVLAVASLIIAFLGATPARVSATELLGSTRTAGEAAFIASHRGGGAAAPENTLPAISAALAGGFDYVEVDVALTADRHPVLMHDVTVDRTTDGSGALSTLTLAQVQALDAGSWFSDEYAGTPVPTFHEFLDVLADSSHRAIVELKGQWDAAAVAALMAEVTVRRLERRIAVSSFDARTLAAVGTASPVVPRLFILRHLPRDLVRAAREAGVRGIVVSRRALLDRSEIVDELHAAGIRVVVYTLNSNTQWDEVTALGVDGIVTDDPATLSTWQQSVAVQQ; this is translated from the coding sequence ATGCCCGACGACCCCGTCGCCGATCCGCTCCGGAGCCGGCTGCACGCGCTGCTGATCGTCGGCGTGCTCGCCGTCGCGAGCCTGATCATCGCTTTCCTGGGGGCGACGCCGGCGCGCGTGAGTGCGACGGAGCTGCTCGGTTCGACCCGAACAGCAGGTGAGGCGGCTTTCATCGCCAGCCACCGCGGCGGCGGTGCGGCAGCCCCGGAGAACACCCTCCCGGCCATCTCGGCTGCGCTGGCGGGCGGCTTCGACTACGTCGAGGTGGATGTCGCCCTCACCGCCGACCGGCATCCCGTGCTCATGCACGATGTCACCGTGGACCGCACCACGGACGGTTCCGGCGCCCTGTCCACACTCACCCTCGCCCAGGTGCAGGCACTGGATGCCGGGTCCTGGTTCTCCGACGAGTACGCCGGCACGCCGGTGCCGACGTTCCACGAGTTCCTCGACGTTCTGGCGGACTCCAGCCACCGCGCCATCGTCGAGCTGAAGGGACAGTGGGATGCCGCGGCCGTGGCGGCGCTGATGGCCGAGGTGACGGTGCGCCGGCTCGAGCGGCGCATCGCGGTCTCCAGCTTCGACGCGCGGACCCTCGCCGCCGTCGGCACGGCTTCGCCGGTGGTCCCGCGGCTTTTCATCCTGCGTCACCTTCCGCGCGACCTCGTCCGTGCGGCGCGGGAGGCCGGGGTGCGCGGGATCGTGGTGAGCCGCCGCGCGCTCCTGGATCGTTCCGAGATCGTCGACGAGCTGCACGCGGCCGGGATCCGGGTCGTCGTGTACACCCTCAACAGCAACACGCAGTGGGATGAGGTCACCGCCCTCGGTGTGGACGGTATCGTGACCGACGATCCCGCAACACTGTCAACGTGGCAGCAGAGTGTCGCCGTCCAGCAGTAG
- a CDS encoding ATP-dependent 6-phosphofructokinase, protein MKIGILTSGGDCPGLNAVIRGIVLKGTTNYDVEFVGIRDGWRGVVDADFFPLTRHEVKGLSKVGGTILGTSRTNPYDGPRGGAENISKTLYGHRIDGIVAIGGEGTLAAADRLARDGINVLGVPKTIDNDLRGTDYSFGFDTAVNIATEAMDRLRTTGDSHQRCMVAEVMGRHVGWIALHAGIAAGAHAICIPEVPMSIEDICDLVSKAHDRGRAPLVVVSEGFTLTGMEGAYSDKGLDAFNRPRLGGISEVLAPEIERITGIETRSTVLGHIQRGGSPSAFDRVLATRLGLHTADAIVEGSWGQMVAMRGTDIVRVPFADALGELNTVPLYRYEEAAALFG, encoded by the coding sequence ATGAAGATCGGCATCCTGACCAGCGGCGGCGACTGCCCCGGACTCAATGCGGTCATCCGGGGCATCGTGCTGAAGGGAACGACCAACTACGACGTCGAGTTCGTCGGCATCCGCGACGGGTGGCGCGGCGTCGTGGATGCCGACTTCTTCCCCCTCACCCGGCACGAGGTGAAGGGTCTGTCCAAGGTGGGCGGCACCATCCTCGGCACCAGCCGCACCAACCCGTACGACGGGCCCCGCGGCGGGGCGGAGAACATCTCCAAGACGCTGTACGGGCACCGTATCGACGGCATCGTCGCGATCGGCGGCGAGGGCACCCTCGCAGCGGCTGACCGGCTCGCCAGGGATGGCATCAACGTGCTGGGCGTTCCCAAGACGATCGACAACGACCTGCGCGGGACCGACTACTCGTTCGGCTTCGACACCGCGGTGAACATCGCCACGGAGGCGATGGACCGGCTGCGCACCACCGGCGACTCGCACCAGCGATGCATGGTCGCCGAGGTCATGGGCCGGCACGTGGGGTGGATCGCGTTGCATGCGGGGATCGCGGCGGGCGCGCACGCCATCTGCATCCCCGAGGTGCCGATGTCGATCGAGGACATCTGCGACCTGGTGTCCAAGGCGCACGACCGCGGCCGGGCGCCCCTCGTGGTCGTCTCGGAGGGCTTCACGCTCACCGGCATGGAGGGGGCCTACAGCGACAAGGGCCTGGACGCGTTCAACCGTCCCCGGCTCGGAGGCATCAGCGAGGTCCTCGCACCCGAGATCGAGCGGATCACCGGCATCGAGACGCGCTCGACCGTCCTCGGGCACATCCAGCGCGGCGGATCGCCCTCCGCGTTCGATCGCGTGCTGGCCACCCGTCTGGGTCTGCACACCGCGGATGCGATCGTGGAGGGCTCATGGGGGCAGATGGTCGCGATGCGCGGCACCGACATCGTCCGCGTCCCGTTCGCAGACGCGCTCGGGGAGCTCAACACTGTCCCGCTGTACCGCTACGAAGAAGCCGCAGCTCTCTTCGGCTGA
- a CDS encoding S9 family peptidase produces MTTDAVPPSPPVAARNPVIRSHHGDDVQDAYEWFRGKEDAAVLAHLEAENAYTRARTAHLAGLREEIFTEIKGRTLETDLSVPTRRGDWWYYGRTVEGKQYGIQCRAPLAAPDDWTPPDLAGDAPVAGEQVLLDGNVEADGHEFFSLGSFEVTTAGDLMLYGVDVAGDERYTVRVRDLVSGAQLPDEIPDTFAGATFSPDGRFIVYTTVDDAWRPDTVWLHELGTPVQSDEKLFHEPDERFWVGAGFTRSDRFLVIGMGSSITSEEWLVDAGDLRSAPRVIWPRREGVEYDSSHAVIDGEDVLFILHNDGALDFELVRVTASDPTGAREIVVPHRPGQRLLGVSTFRDWGVIAYRRAGLARLGMLDYSDGSVAELEFDEPLYSVGSGGNPEWAPPLIRLGYGSFVTPGTVFDYEVATGELLLRKRQPVLGGYEPEDYGQARVWATAQDGTQIPLSLVWKRSFGEPGQTSRPVHLYGYGSYEHSIEPGFSIPRLSELDRGVIFAVAHVRGGGEMGRQWYEDGKLLNKRNTFTDFVDSARHLIDHGYTSPDRLVAEGGSAGGLLMGAIANLAPELFAGILADVPFVDALTTILDPSLPLTVIEWDEWGDPLHNADVYAYMKSYSPYENVRSDAAYPKILAVTSLNDTRVMYVEPAKWVARLREVGADALLKCEMVAGHGGVSGRYNAWRERAFELAWLLDVLGVADA; encoded by the coding sequence GTGACCACCGACGCCGTTCCCCCCAGCCCGCCCGTCGCCGCGCGCAATCCCGTCATCCGCAGCCATCACGGCGACGACGTGCAGGACGCATACGAGTGGTTCCGCGGCAAAGAGGACGCCGCGGTCCTGGCGCACCTGGAGGCCGAGAACGCCTACACCCGCGCGCGCACCGCGCACCTGGCCGGACTGCGGGAGGAGATCTTCACCGAGATCAAGGGACGCACGCTCGAGACCGATCTGTCCGTGCCGACGCGCCGCGGCGACTGGTGGTACTACGGCCGCACCGTCGAGGGCAAGCAGTACGGCATCCAGTGCCGCGCGCCACTGGCCGCCCCGGACGACTGGACACCGCCGGACTTGGCCGGCGACGCGCCGGTCGCCGGCGAGCAGGTCCTGCTCGACGGGAACGTCGAAGCGGACGGCCACGAGTTCTTCTCGCTCGGCAGCTTCGAGGTGACCACCGCCGGTGACCTCATGCTCTACGGAGTGGACGTCGCCGGCGATGAGCGCTACACCGTCCGGGTGCGCGACCTGGTCTCCGGCGCGCAGCTGCCCGACGAGATCCCCGACACCTTCGCGGGCGCGACGTTCTCGCCCGACGGCCGGTTCATCGTCTACACGACCGTCGATGACGCGTGGCGTCCGGACACCGTGTGGCTGCACGAGCTGGGCACGCCCGTCCAGAGCGACGAGAAGCTCTTCCACGAGCCGGACGAGCGGTTCTGGGTCGGCGCGGGCTTCACCCGCAGCGACCGCTTCCTCGTGATCGGGATGGGCTCGTCCATCACCTCCGAGGAATGGCTGGTGGATGCCGGCGACCTGCGTTCCGCGCCCCGTGTGATCTGGCCGCGCAGGGAGGGCGTCGAATACGACTCCTCGCATGCCGTCATCGACGGCGAGGACGTGCTGTTCATCCTGCACAACGACGGCGCTCTGGATTTCGAGCTGGTCCGGGTGACGGCATCCGATCCCACCGGAGCACGCGAGATCGTCGTGCCGCACCGTCCCGGGCAGCGCCTGCTGGGAGTTTCGACGTTCCGGGACTGGGGGGTCATCGCCTATCGCCGCGCCGGGCTCGCCCGGCTCGGGATGCTGGACTACTCGGACGGGTCCGTCGCGGAACTCGAGTTCGACGAGCCGCTGTACTCCGTCGGCAGCGGCGGCAACCCGGAGTGGGCTCCGCCGCTCATCCGCCTCGGCTACGGCTCCTTCGTCACCCCCGGCACCGTGTTCGACTACGAGGTCGCCACCGGCGAGCTGCTGCTGCGCAAGCGGCAGCCCGTGCTGGGCGGATACGAACCCGAGGACTATGGGCAGGCGCGCGTGTGGGCGACGGCGCAGGACGGCACGCAGATCCCGCTCTCACTGGTCTGGAAGCGCTCGTTCGGCGAGCCCGGCCAGACGTCCCGTCCGGTTCACCTGTACGGGTACGGCTCCTACGAGCACTCGATCGAGCCGGGCTTCTCGATCCCCCGCCTGTCGGAGCTGGATCGCGGCGTGATCTTCGCCGTCGCGCACGTGCGCGGTGGCGGGGAGATGGGGCGCCAGTGGTACGAGGACGGCAAGCTGCTGAACAAGCGCAACACGTTCACCGACTTCGTCGACAGCGCGCGGCATCTGATCGACCACGGGTACACCAGCCCGGACCGCCTGGTCGCCGAGGGCGGCAGCGCGGGCGGGCTGCTGATGGGCGCGATCGCCAACCTCGCGCCCGAGCTGTTCGCCGGCATCCTGGCGGATGTGCCGTTCGTGGACGCGCTGACCACGATCCTGGACCCGTCCCTGCCGCTCACGGTCATCGAGTGGGACGAGTGGGGCGATCCGCTGCACAACGCGGACGTGTACGCGTACATGAAGTCTTACTCGCCGTACGAGAACGTGCGATCGGATGCCGCGTACCCGAAGATCCTCGCGGTGACCTCACTCAACGACACCCGGGTGATGTACGTCGAGCCTGCCAAGTGGGTGGCGCGGCTGCGGGAGGTCGGCGCCGATGCGCTGCTGAAGTGCGAGATGGTGGCCGGCCACGGCGGGGTCAGCGGCCGGTACAACGCGTGGCGGGAGCGCGCGTTCGAGCTCGCCTGGCTGCTGGATGTCTTGGGCGTCGCTGACGCCTGA
- the deoC gene encoding deoxyribose-phosphate aldolase has translation MSRTDLQTLPERAVELLGGEPDDTTLSRYLHGLPGVDAVGLEQRAAGLGTRSIKTTSKAWALDKIIQLIDLTTLEGADTPGKVRSLVAKALSPDAADPTCPRVAAVCVYGDMVPHAVAALGGAHGDPDDGLVSIAAVATAFPSGRASLEVKLADTADAVAGGADEIDMVIDRGAFLAGRYGVVFDQIARVKQACRRADGSYASLKVILETGELNTYDNIKRASWLAILAGGDFIKTSTGKVQPAATLPTTLLMLEVVRDWHRATGEKIGVKPAGGIRTSKDAIKYLVTVAETVGEEWLQPHLFRYGASSLLNDVLLQRQKIRTGAYSGADYVTID, from the coding sequence ATGAGCCGGACCGACCTGCAGACCTTGCCCGAACGCGCCGTGGAGCTGCTCGGCGGAGAACCGGACGACACCACCCTGAGCCGCTACCTGCACGGTCTTCCCGGCGTGGATGCGGTCGGGCTCGAGCAGCGCGCGGCCGGGCTCGGGACCCGTTCGATCAAGACGACCTCGAAGGCGTGGGCGCTGGACAAGATCATCCAGCTGATCGACCTGACCACGCTGGAGGGCGCCGACACCCCCGGAAAGGTGCGATCACTGGTCGCGAAGGCACTGTCGCCGGACGCCGCGGACCCCACCTGCCCGCGGGTCGCGGCCGTCTGCGTCTACGGCGACATGGTGCCGCATGCCGTCGCGGCGCTCGGCGGCGCGCACGGCGACCCGGACGACGGACTCGTGTCGATCGCGGCGGTGGCCACCGCCTTCCCGAGCGGTCGCGCGTCGCTGGAGGTCAAGCTCGCCGACACCGCGGATGCCGTCGCGGGCGGTGCGGACGAGATCGACATGGTGATCGACCGCGGCGCTTTCCTGGCCGGCCGGTACGGCGTGGTCTTCGACCAGATCGCCCGCGTGAAGCAGGCCTGCCGCCGGGCCGACGGCTCGTACGCGTCGTTGAAGGTGATCCTGGAGACCGGCGAGCTGAACACCTACGACAACATCAAACGTGCGTCGTGGCTGGCGATCCTCGCCGGCGGCGACTTCATCAAGACCTCCACCGGCAAGGTGCAGCCGGCTGCGACGCTGCCCACGACGCTGCTCATGCTCGAAGTCGTCCGCGACTGGCACCGCGCCACCGGCGAGAAGATCGGGGTCAAACCGGCCGGCGGCATCCGCACCTCCAAGGACGCGATCAAATACCTGGTGACGGTCGCCGAGACGGTCGGTGAGGAGTGGCTGCAGCCGCACCTGTTCCGCTACGGCGCGTCCAGCCTGCTCAACGACGTTCTGCTGCAGCGGCAGAAGATCCGCACCGGCGCGTACTCCGGCGCCGATTACGTGACCATCGACTGA
- a CDS encoding aldehyde dehydrogenase family protein has product MTFLEYAPAPESRSILNLRDEYGLFIDGRFVEGTGASFATISPADESHIAMISSASEADVDTAVAAARRAYDKTWSKMSGRDRGKYLYRIARLIQERARELAVAESLDNGKPIKESRDVDVPLVAAWFFYYAGWADKLDYAGLGADPRALGVAGQVIPWNFPLLMLAWKIAPALAAGNTVVLKPAETTPLSALVFAEILQQADLPPGVVNIITGAGETGAALVAHPDVDKVAFTGSTGVGRAIAKQVAGSGKKLTLELGGKAANIVFDDAPIDQAIEGIVNGIFFNQGHVCCAGSRLLVQESVHDEVIDRLKQRLSTLRLGDPLDKNTDIGAINSRAQLDRIRALTKVGEDEGAERWSADCVIPDSGFWFAPTIFTNVQASHRIAREEIFGPVLSVLTFRTPAEAIAKANNTPYGLSAGIWSDKGSRILAVADRLRAGVVWANTFNRFDPASPFGGYKESGYGREGGRHGLAAYLAPGSSAPRAGRAAIAAAPAPSLAARTPRAAKKGAKR; this is encoded by the coding sequence ATGACATTCCTCGAATACGCCCCCGCGCCCGAGTCGCGCAGCATCCTGAATCTGCGGGACGAGTACGGGCTGTTCATCGACGGCAGGTTCGTCGAGGGCACCGGCGCGAGCTTCGCGACCATCTCGCCCGCCGACGAGTCGCACATCGCGATGATCTCCTCCGCGAGCGAGGCCGACGTCGACACTGCCGTCGCCGCCGCACGCCGCGCCTACGACAAGACCTGGTCGAAGATGAGCGGCCGCGATCGCGGAAAGTACCTCTACCGGATCGCGCGCCTCATCCAGGAGCGGGCGCGGGAGCTCGCGGTGGCCGAGAGCCTGGACAACGGCAAGCCGATCAAGGAGAGCCGCGACGTCGACGTCCCTCTGGTCGCGGCCTGGTTCTTCTACTACGCGGGGTGGGCCGACAAGCTGGACTACGCCGGGCTCGGCGCCGATCCGCGGGCGCTCGGCGTGGCCGGACAGGTCATCCCCTGGAACTTCCCGCTGCTGATGCTGGCGTGGAAGATCGCCCCCGCACTGGCCGCCGGCAACACGGTCGTGCTCAAGCCGGCCGAGACGACCCCGCTGTCGGCGCTCGTCTTCGCCGAGATCCTGCAGCAGGCCGACCTCCCCCCTGGCGTGGTCAACATCATCACCGGCGCGGGTGAGACCGGCGCGGCCCTGGTCGCGCATCCCGATGTCGACAAGGTCGCCTTCACCGGCTCCACCGGCGTCGGCCGGGCGATCGCGAAGCAGGTCGCCGGCTCGGGCAAGAAGCTCACCCTGGAGCTCGGGGGCAAGGCCGCCAACATCGTCTTCGACGACGCGCCGATCGATCAGGCGATCGAGGGCATCGTGAACGGCATCTTCTTCAACCAGGGCCATGTGTGCTGCGCGGGAAGCCGGCTGCTGGTGCAGGAGAGCGTGCATGACGAGGTCATCGACCGGCTCAAGCAGCGGCTGTCCACCCTGCGCCTCGGCGATCCGCTGGACAAGAACACCGACATCGGCGCGATCAACTCGCGCGCGCAGCTGGATCGCATCCGCGCGCTGACGAAGGTCGGCGAAGACGAGGGCGCGGAGCGGTGGAGCGCCGACTGCGTGATCCCGGACAGCGGATTCTGGTTCGCGCCGACGATCTTCACCAACGTCCAGGCCAGTCACCGCATCGCACGCGAGGAGATCTTCGGGCCGGTGCTGTCGGTGTTGACCTTCCGCACCCCCGCCGAGGCGATCGCCAAGGCCAACAACACTCCGTACGGGCTGTCCGCCGGCATCTGGAGCGACAAGGGCTCCCGCATCCTCGCCGTCGCCGACCGTCTGCGCGCCGGTGTGGTCTGGGCGAACACATTCAACCGGTTCGACCCCGCGTCGCCGTTCGGCGGCTACAAGGAGTCCGGGTACGGCCGCGAGGGCGGCCGACACGGGCTGGCCGCCTACCTGGCCCCGGGCTCATCAGCTCCACGTGCCGGCCGCGCGGCGATCGCCGCCGCCCCGGCGCCGTCGCTTGCCGCCCGAACCCCGCGCGCCGCGAAGAAGGGAGCGAAGCGATGA